The following proteins are encoded in a genomic region of uncultured Vibrio sp.:
- a CDS encoding YcgN family cysteine cluster protein: MSTPFWQSKKLEQMTEEEWESLCDGCGKCCLHKLMDEDTDEIYYTNVACSWLNSKTCSCKDYPNRFTSGEECTKLTREDIDDFTWLPHTCAYRLLAEGQSLPEWHPLITGSKSAMHAAGESVRNKVVYEIDVVDWEQHILNHPNRA; this comes from the coding sequence ATGAGCACTCCATTTTGGCAAAGTAAAAAGTTGGAACAGATGACCGAAGAGGAGTGGGAATCTCTGTGTGATGGTTGTGGTAAATGCTGCCTTCACAAGCTAATGGACGAAGACACGGACGAAATTTATTACACTAATGTGGCATGTAGCTGGTTAAACAGCAAAACTTGCTCATGCAAAGATTATCCAAATCGCTTCACATCTGGAGAAGAGTGCACAAAGCTAACCCGTGAAGACATTGATGACTTTACTTGGTTACCGCATACTTGTGCGTATCGCCTGTTAGCTGAAGGCCAATCGTTACCAGAATGGCATCCACTCATCACTGGCTCAAAGTCAGCGATGCACGCAGCAGGTGAAAGTGTACGTAATAAAGTGGTGTACGAAATCGATGTTGTAGATTGGGAACAGCATATTTTAAATCACCCCAACAGAGCCTAG
- the dnaX gene encoding DNA polymerase III subunit gamma/tau, whose translation MSYLALARKWRPNKFDQVVGQKHVLTALENALAQNRLHHAYLFSGTRGVGKTSIGRLFAKGLNCETGITATPCGQCDTCREIDEGRFVDLLEIDAASRTKVEDTRELLDNVQYKPARGRFKVYLIDEVHMLSRHSFNALLKTLEEPPEYVKFLLATTDPQKLPVTILSRCLQFHLKPISVDEIHQQLDYILEQEQITAEPKALGMISHAADGSMRDALSLTDQAIALGNGAVQSGIVSHMLGTIDTDQAIHLLESISSKQPQKAIEKIQQLASNGVEWDGLLQQLAAQLHRIAMYQALPSTLDQAQPDAEKIELLSKALSPQDVQLYYQVAIKGREDLSLSPNGRVGMEMIVLRMMAFRPSASNSANVISTVTQPQSTSTPNVSPQKAQTAATPQASVQPPQSRPSPVSSQQPATQPVSQPAVNHPSPMQEAPQYQPEYQPAEHETPPAQYDMAPPMSENPEPQHQEPPQQASDRAPTTPASGGLSGLRHQLRSQRKGLQQNSPQQSGGPKKPKAASAKPESVLDRVAQRHGNSAQVSPRSTLQAEEQVIEEAYRWRPSQPTETKVNTKLTPTQLKQALEHEKTPEMAQKLVDESLEHNEWAKLISLMNMPKLVEQLALNSHYSKEGSTVSLQLRGSQAHLNTDRAQGELLNALNTLLGEDCHLSVEISDAGETPLELRDRLYQEKLQQALNSLENDPNVHFIERRFAAELVKDSVRPI comes from the coding sequence ATGAGTTACTTAGCTTTAGCGCGAAAATGGCGTCCTAATAAGTTTGACCAAGTCGTGGGACAAAAACATGTTCTTACGGCATTGGAGAACGCATTAGCGCAAAATCGCCTCCATCATGCGTATTTGTTTAGTGGTACTCGTGGTGTTGGTAAGACGAGTATCGGCCGTTTGTTCGCCAAAGGGCTGAACTGTGAAACCGGAATTACCGCCACACCTTGTGGTCAGTGCGATACTTGCCGCGAAATTGATGAGGGCCGATTTGTTGACCTGCTCGAAATTGATGCGGCTTCACGTACTAAAGTTGAAGACACTCGAGAACTGTTAGACAACGTTCAATATAAACCTGCTCGCGGACGCTTTAAGGTGTATCTCATCGATGAGGTACATATGTTGTCACGTCACTCTTTCAATGCGCTGTTGAAAACACTGGAAGAGCCGCCGGAATACGTTAAGTTCTTGCTGGCGACAACCGATCCGCAAAAGCTACCCGTGACAATTTTGTCTCGTTGTCTACAGTTCCATCTAAAGCCAATCAGTGTCGATGAGATTCATCAGCAGCTAGATTACATCCTTGAGCAAGAGCAGATAACAGCAGAGCCTAAAGCTTTGGGTATGATCTCTCATGCGGCTGATGGCAGTATGCGTGATGCCTTGAGTCTGACTGATCAAGCGATTGCTTTAGGTAATGGTGCAGTACAATCTGGCATCGTTAGCCACATGTTAGGTACGATCGATACTGATCAGGCGATTCACTTACTTGAGTCGATCAGTAGCAAACAGCCTCAGAAAGCGATAGAAAAAATCCAACAACTGGCGTCAAATGGCGTAGAGTGGGACGGCTTATTGCAACAGTTGGCTGCTCAATTACACCGAATTGCCATGTATCAAGCTTTGCCATCTACGTTAGATCAAGCTCAGCCTGATGCAGAAAAAATCGAATTGTTAAGTAAAGCGCTCAGTCCGCAAGATGTGCAGCTTTATTATCAGGTTGCGATAAAAGGTCGTGAAGACCTCTCATTGTCACCAAATGGCCGCGTTGGCATGGAAATGATCGTACTGCGCATGATGGCATTCCGTCCGTCAGCAAGTAACAGTGCAAATGTCATTTCTACGGTAACGCAACCACAGTCTACATCTACACCGAACGTGAGTCCGCAAAAAGCACAGACAGCCGCAACTCCGCAGGCTTCGGTTCAACCACCGCAGTCACGACCGTCGCCTGTATCATCACAGCAACCGGCGACTCAGCCAGTCAGCCAGCCTGCGGTCAACCACCCGTCTCCGATGCAAGAAGCGCCTCAGTACCAGCCTGAGTATCAACCGGCCGAGCACGAGACACCACCAGCGCAATATGACATGGCGCCACCAATGAGTGAGAACCCTGAGCCTCAGCATCAGGAACCACCTCAACAAGCCTCAGATCGTGCTCCTACGACGCCTGCCAGTGGCGGATTAAGTGGTTTGCGCCATCAACTCCGTTCTCAGCGTAAGGGCTTGCAACAAAACTCTCCGCAACAGAGTGGTGGTCCAAAAAAGCCTAAAGCGGCATCTGCCAAACCAGAGTCGGTTCTTGACCGTGTAGCACAAAGACACGGCAATTCCGCGCAGGTGTCGCCACGTTCTACGCTCCAAGCGGAAGAGCAAGTCATTGAAGAAGCGTATCGCTGGCGTCCAAGTCAACCTACTGAGACAAAAGTTAATACCAAACTGACACCTACGCAGCTCAAGCAAGCCCTCGAGCATGAGAAAACACCTGAAATGGCGCAAAAGCTGGTTGATGAGTCTCTAGAGCACAATGAGTGGGCAAAGCTGATCAGTCTGATGAATATGCCTAAGCTAGTGGAGCAACTTGCGCTAAACTCACATTATAGCAAAGAAGGTTCGACGGTTTCTTTGCAACTGAGAGGTAGCCAGGCACACTTAAATACCGATAGAGCACAAGGTGAATTACTCAACGCTCTCAATACGCTTTTGGGTGAAGATTGCCATTTAAGCGTGGAAATTAGTGACGCTGGTGAGACACCTTTAGAATTGCGAGATCGACTCTATCAAGAAAAATTACAACAAGCGCTGAATAGTCTGGAAAACGATCCAAACGTTCATTTTATCGAACGTCGATTTGCCGCAGAGCTTGTGAAAGATAGCGTGCGCCCTATCTAA
- a CDS encoding YbaN family protein — MKRYFFNTVGGLCILLGIAGIALPLLPTTPFILLASACFVRGSPTFNHWLHNHHTFGPILYNWNQNKAVEPKVKQRGAIFIVISFTISIFVAPVVWVKIVLLVMAIVLLSWFMRLPVIELVADREENH; from the coding sequence ATGAAACGTTACTTTTTCAATACCGTTGGTGGACTCTGCATTTTGCTCGGCATAGCCGGGATTGCCCTTCCTCTATTACCAACTACACCCTTTATCTTGCTCGCCAGTGCGTGTTTTGTGCGAGGCAGTCCAACATTTAATCATTGGTTACACAATCACCACACCTTTGGCCCTATTTTGTATAACTGGAATCAAAATAAAGCCGTCGAGCCCAAAGTAAAACAACGTGGCGCGATTTTTATTGTGATCAGTTTTACGATTTCGATTTTCGTTGCCCCTGTTGTTTGGGTGAAAATTGTACTTTTAGTAATGGCAATCGTTTTGCTTAGCTGGTTTATGCGTCTACCTGTGATTGAGCTGGTTGCTGACCGAGAAGAAAATCACTAA
- a CDS encoding GlsB/YeaQ/YmgE family stress response membrane protein, whose product MGIISWIILGLIAGALAKWLMPGNDGSGWIATMFLGIAGAFVGGFLGSFLGQGGATGINVGSIITATLGAFVILFVYNRFLK is encoded by the coding sequence ATGGGCATCATTTCTTGGATAATTTTAGGCTTGATTGCGGGAGCATTGGCAAAGTGGTTAATGCCAGGCAATGACGGCAGCGGCTGGATTGCCACTATGTTTTTAGGAATTGCTGGCGCATTTGTTGGGGGATTTTTAGGAAGTTTTCTAGGCCAAGGCGGCGCAACAGGTATCAACGTAGGTAGCATAATTACCGCCACTCTTGGCGCATTCGTCATCTTATTTGTCTATAACCGCTTTCTAAAGTGA
- the aqpZ gene encoding aquaporin Z → MNKYWAEAFGTFWLVLGGCGSAVLAAGFPEVGIGLLGVSLAFGLTVLTMAFAIGHISGCHLNPAVTIGLWAGGRFNTKDVLPYIIAQVIGGLIAGGTLYVIASGQMGFDIVASGFASNGYGEHSPGQYSMFAALVTEIVMTMMFLIVIMGATDKRAPQGFGPIAIGLCLTLIHLISIPVTNTSVNPARSTGVAIYVGDWAISQLWLFWIAPVIGGVLGAIIYKNLLASDSND, encoded by the coding sequence ATGAATAAGTATTGGGCTGAAGCTTTTGGTACGTTCTGGTTGGTACTAGGTGGTTGTGGCAGTGCAGTATTAGCGGCTGGGTTTCCTGAAGTAGGTATCGGGCTGTTAGGTGTGTCGCTGGCATTTGGTTTAACCGTTCTTACCATGGCTTTTGCGATTGGCCATATTTCTGGCTGCCACCTAAACCCGGCCGTGACAATTGGCCTTTGGGCAGGTGGTCGTTTTAACACAAAGGACGTTTTGCCTTACATCATAGCTCAGGTTATCGGCGGTTTAATTGCAGGTGGCACACTTTATGTGATTGCATCGGGTCAGATGGGCTTTGATATTGTCGCCTCAGGATTTGCATCGAACGGTTATGGTGAACACTCACCAGGCCAATACTCTATGTTCGCTGCTTTAGTGACAGAGATTGTCATGACTATGATGTTCTTGATTGTCATTATGGGTGCAACGGACAAACGAGCACCTCAGGGGTTTGGGCCTATTGCAATCGGTCTGTGCTTAACACTTATTCATTTGATCAGCATCCCCGTCACCAACACTTCTGTCAACCCTGCACGCAGTACTGGCGTGGCTATTTATGTTGGAGACTGGGCCATATCTCAGCTTTGGCTGTTCTGGATCGCCCCGGTCATTGGTGGCGTTTTAGGTGCGATTATCTACAAGAATCTACTTGCTTCAGATTCGAACGACTAA
- a CDS encoding mechanosensitive ion channel domain-containing protein: MTFSFPLKNRLTPWFTLLFLFIVMMNPVLVNAAEKKEAPAVSEAEASIDNLNIDIIDLTQSLTQTNGDERDALQLQLFQKNQQLRTQLATAIERQSIPHDKLIKLVKTQIKYTEDATLYLASKIKSVTENLNAAKDEEKLSIINDYREVQHYLDEIFEASWQNLAWLEQLDEQNKRAETEFKENVNKRIRMLSASVQYLSQQSEIIGGQLSSSPESEKAAQQLSQMIVKQRLEIATDSLRNLMSIGDKIGIETSEYKRQIFEVTGSITHDLLNSKVVWSIVSHWSNSAVDWLAGNAPQHLFQLFIFVLILAIARALAKITRKVMRKAVASKNLKLSHLMQDFFISMSGKFVWVIGIMVGLSQIGLNLAPILTGFGIAGVIIGFALQDTLSNFAAGMMLLIYRPFDVGDFVYAGGVDGKVSHMSLVNTTIRTFDNQIIIVPNSKIWGDVIKNVTHERIRRVDMVFGIGYADDLLKAESVLTDIITSHPAVLRTPEPNIKVHTLNTSSVDFIVRPWVKTDDYWDVYWDVTKEVKLRFDREGISIPFPQQDVHLHMVEKKDA, encoded by the coding sequence ATGACGTTTAGTTTCCCGCTGAAAAATCGCCTGACACCTTGGTTTACGTTACTTTTTCTTTTCATCGTGATGATGAATCCTGTTTTAGTCAACGCTGCTGAGAAAAAAGAAGCACCTGCCGTATCGGAGGCAGAAGCATCCATTGATAACTTAAACATCGATATCATCGATTTAACGCAGAGTTTAACCCAGACTAATGGCGATGAGCGTGATGCGCTTCAGCTACAGCTTTTTCAAAAAAACCAGCAACTCCGCACTCAGTTGGCAACCGCAATTGAAAGACAATCTATCCCGCACGACAAACTGATCAAATTAGTCAAAACGCAAATAAAGTACACGGAAGATGCAACGCTTTATCTGGCATCGAAAATCAAGTCGGTGACAGAAAATTTGAACGCGGCTAAAGATGAGGAAAAGCTGTCGATCATTAATGACTATCGTGAAGTGCAGCACTATCTGGACGAGATATTTGAGGCGAGTTGGCAAAACTTAGCTTGGTTGGAGCAGTTGGATGAACAAAATAAGCGTGCTGAAACAGAATTTAAAGAAAACGTAAATAAGCGTATTCGAATGTTGTCTGCATCCGTGCAGTACTTGAGTCAGCAGAGTGAAATTATTGGTGGGCAACTTTCTTCCAGCCCAGAGTCGGAAAAAGCCGCTCAGCAACTGAGTCAGATGATCGTCAAGCAAAGGCTGGAGATTGCAACAGATAGTCTCCGTAACTTGATGTCAATTGGTGACAAGATTGGTATAGAAACCTCTGAGTACAAGCGTCAAATATTCGAAGTCACTGGCAGTATTACTCATGATTTACTGAATAGCAAAGTTGTCTGGTCAATCGTCAGTCACTGGTCAAACTCAGCAGTAGACTGGTTAGCCGGAAATGCGCCACAGCACCTATTTCAACTGTTTATTTTCGTATTAATTTTAGCGATTGCTCGTGCATTAGCGAAAATTACCCGCAAAGTAATGCGCAAGGCGGTTGCTTCTAAAAACTTAAAGCTCTCCCATTTGATGCAGGATTTCTTTATTTCGATGTCCGGCAAGTTCGTATGGGTGATTGGTATTATGGTCGGTCTATCGCAGATCGGCCTAAACCTAGCGCCAATCTTGACCGGTTTCGGTATTGCCGGTGTGATCATCGGTTTCGCATTGCAAGATACCTTATCCAACTTCGCTGCAGGTATGATGCTCTTAATCTACCGTCCATTTGATGTTGGTGACTTCGTTTATGCGGGGGGTGTGGATGGTAAAGTGAGTCATATGAGCTTAGTGAATACCACAATTCGCACTTTCGACAACCAGATTATTATTGTACCGAACAGTAAAATCTGGGGTGATGTGATAAAAAACGTGACGCACGAACGCATTCGCCGCGTGGATATGGTTTTTGGTATTGGTTACGCTGATGACTTGCTAAAGGCGGAATCGGTACTTACGGATATCATCACTTCTCACCCGGCAGTGTTACGTACTCCTGAGCCAAATATCAAAGTGCATACGCTTAATACCTCGTCGGTGGATTTTATTGTTCGTCCTTGGGTGAAAACCGACGATTACTGGGACGTTTACTGGGATGTCACCAAGGAAGTGAAGCTTCGCTTTGACCGCGAGGGTATCTCCATCCCATTCCCTCAACAGGATGTACATCTGCATATGGTTGAGAAGAAAGACGCTTAA
- the recR gene encoding recombination mediator RecR produces MRTSHMLEQLMEALRCLPGVGPKSAQRMAFHLLQRDRKGGLQLADALSQAMTEIGHCSECRTFTEEEVCHICTNPKRQENGQICVVESPADIAAVEATGQYSGRYFVLMGHLSPLDGIGPSDIGLDVLDYRLRRGDITEVILATNPTVEGEATAHYIAELCREHQVAASRIAHGVPVGGELELVDGTTLSHSLLGRHKL; encoded by the coding sequence ATGCGTACCAGTCATATGCTGGAACAGTTGATGGAGGCCTTACGTTGTCTACCTGGGGTTGGTCCCAAGTCGGCACAGCGTATGGCCTTTCATTTGTTACAGCGAGATAGAAAAGGCGGTTTACAGCTCGCCGATGCTCTTAGTCAGGCAATGACGGAAATTGGCCATTGTTCTGAATGTCGAACTTTTACTGAAGAAGAAGTTTGCCACATTTGTACTAATCCCAAGCGCCAGGAAAATGGCCAGATTTGCGTAGTAGAAAGCCCTGCAGACATTGCAGCGGTAGAGGCGACGGGCCAGTACTCTGGGCGATACTTTGTTTTGATGGGGCATTTATCTCCGCTTGATGGTATCGGGCCCAGTGACATTGGTTTAGATGTGCTCGATTATCGTCTTCGTCGAGGTGATATTACGGAAGTGATTCTTGCTACCAACCCAACGGTAGAAGGGGAAGCAACGGCACATTACATCGCAGAACTATGTAGAGAGCACCAAGTTGCCGCAAGCCGAATCGCACATGGTGTTCCTGTGGGCGGTGAACTTGAACTTGTCGATGGCACAACGTTGTCACACTCACTCTTAGGTCGACACAAGTTATAA
- a CDS encoding YkgJ family cysteine cluster protein produces MDCRLGCGACCIAPSISSPIPGMPNGKPAGVRCVQLNDNNLCKLFGQPERPKVCHDFKPCPVVCGKTNQEALTNITELEHLT; encoded by the coding sequence ATGGATTGTCGATTAGGTTGTGGCGCGTGCTGTATCGCCCCAAGTATCTCTTCACCGATTCCGGGCATGCCAAACGGTAAGCCGGCAGGTGTTCGTTGTGTACAACTGAACGATAACAACCTTTGTAAGCTATTTGGTCAGCCAGAGCGCCCAAAAGTGTGCCATGACTTCAAACCATGCCCAGTGGTCTGTGGAAAGACCAATCAAGAAGCTCTGACGAATATTACTGAATTAGAGCATTTAACGTAA
- the apt gene encoding adenine phosphoribosyltransferase, whose protein sequence is MTTETISLIKSSIKSIQDYPKPGILFRDVTSLLEDAKAYQATIGLLVERYKAMGFTKVVGTEARGFLFGAPLALELGVGFVPVRKPGKLPRPTIAQSYELEYGMDTLEIHTDAIVEGDKVLVVDDLLATGGTIEATTKLIRQLGGEVEHAAFVINLPEIGGDKRLEALGLNVYSICDFEGH, encoded by the coding sequence ATGACTACAGAAACAATTTCACTGATCAAATCTAGCATCAAAAGCATCCAAGATTACCCAAAACCTGGCATTCTTTTCCGCGACGTAACCAGCCTTTTAGAAGACGCGAAAGCGTATCAGGCAACTATTGGTTTATTGGTTGAACGTTACAAAGCGATGGGATTTACAAAGGTTGTAGGGACAGAAGCGCGAGGCTTCCTGTTTGGTGCACCATTAGCGCTTGAGCTAGGTGTTGGTTTTGTTCCCGTGCGCAAGCCAGGTAAACTGCCACGCCCAACGATTGCTCAGTCCTATGAGTTAGAGTACGGTATGGATACATTAGAAATCCATACTGATGCGATCGTAGAAGGTGACAAAGTACTTGTTGTCGACGATTTGCTAGCAACTGGCGGTACGATCGAAGCAACAACGAAACTGATTCGCCAATTAGGTGGGGAGGTTGAGCATGCTGCATTCGTTATCAATCTACCTGAAATCGGTGGTGACAAGCGTTTAGAAGCTTTAGGTCTAAATGTATACAGCATCTGCGATTTTGAAGGACATTAA
- a CDS encoding alkaline phosphatase, which yields MKRLAYPVVTALAASTLSFNALSAEIKNVILMIGDGMGPQQVGLLETYANHAPHSIYKGETTALYKLAQEGVIGSSLTNPEDAIVVDSACSATMLATGMPTASEVIGIDSQGNHVETILEKAKSKGKATGLVSDTRMTHATPAAFAAHQPHRSLENDIAVDMLETNVDVLLSGGLRHWIPSSANDKGDTYKQLEKLTQGNVALKSKRKDERNLLTEAQEEGYSLAFSRDMLAEAKGDKLLGLFANSGMADGIAYSQSKNDPKRTQPSLKEMTVKALDVLSKDEDGFFLMVEGGQIDWAGHSNDAGTMLHEMIKFDEAVNSVYEWAKGRDDTLIVVTADHETGSFGFSYSSANLPKPEKRSGEAFKNRDYAPNFNFGDFSILDGLYNQKTSYYGMLDKFAALPEADRTAENLAKIINENSDFPITADQAAHIIQDKPNPYHVEGHSYLAQEQVPAIHDFDAFFPYNDRTNLIAREHATGQNTVWGTGTHTHTPVNVFAWGPAEKILPVSKIMHHSELGEFLKQQIN from the coding sequence ATGAAGCGCTTAGCATACCCTGTAGTTACCGCTCTTGCTGCCTCAACACTCTCTTTCAATGCCCTTTCAGCAGAGATCAAAAACGTCATTTTGATGATTGGTGATGGTATGGGCCCTCAGCAAGTAGGCCTACTCGAAACCTACGCAAACCATGCTCCGCACTCAATTTATAAAGGCGAAACCACAGCCCTTTACAAATTGGCACAAGAAGGTGTGATTGGATCTTCTTTGACTAACCCTGAAGATGCTATCGTAGTCGACTCTGCTTGCTCTGCGACGATGCTAGCGACTGGAATGCCAACCGCTTCAGAAGTAATTGGTATTGATAGCCAAGGCAACCACGTTGAAACCATTTTGGAAAAAGCCAAAAGCAAAGGTAAAGCAACTGGCTTGGTTTCTGATACGCGCATGACGCACGCTACACCAGCAGCCTTTGCCGCTCATCAACCTCACCGTTCTTTAGAAAACGACATTGCTGTCGACATGCTAGAAACAAACGTCGATGTACTGCTTTCTGGTGGTCTTCGTCACTGGATTCCAAGTTCAGCGAATGACAAAGGCGACACTTACAAGCAGCTTGAGAAACTCACTCAAGGTAATGTTGCTCTTAAATCTAAACGTAAAGACGAGCGCAACTTGCTGACTGAAGCTCAAGAAGAAGGCTATAGCCTGGCATTCAGCCGCGATATGCTAGCTGAAGCAAAAGGTGACAAATTACTCGGGCTTTTTGCTAACTCGGGCATGGCCGATGGCATCGCGTACAGCCAAAGTAAAAACGATCCAAAACGCACACAACCTTCTCTTAAAGAGATGACCGTAAAGGCATTGGATGTTCTATCAAAAGATGAAGATGGCTTCTTCCTAATGGTCGAAGGCGGTCAAATCGACTGGGCTGGACACAGCAACGATGCGGGCACCATGCTTCACGAAATGATTAAGTTTGATGAAGCGGTGAACTCTGTTTACGAATGGGCGAAAGGACGCGATGACACACTTATCGTCGTGACGGCTGACCATGAAACTGGCTCTTTTGGCTTCAGCTATTCATCTGCAAATCTGCCAAAACCTGAGAAGCGCAGCGGCGAAGCGTTCAAAAACAGAGACTACGCGCCTAACTTTAACTTCGGTGATTTCTCTATCCTTGATGGCTTGTACAACCAAAAAACCAGTTACTACGGCATGTTGGATAAATTCGCAGCATTACCTGAAGCAGATAGAACAGCGGAAAACTTAGCGAAGATCATCAACGAGAATAGCGATTTCCCTATCACGGCGGATCAAGCTGCGCACATTATACAAGATAAGCCAAACCCATATCATGTAGAAGGTCATAGCTACCTGGCACAAGAGCAAGTACCAGCCATTCACGATTTTGATGCATTCTTTCCATACAATGACCGCACAAACTTGATTGCGCGTGAGCACGCTACGGGCCAAAACACGGTATGGGGCACAGGTACACACACGCATACTCCTGTGAATGTATTTGCTTGGGGCCCTGCGGAGAAAATTCTCCCAGTTTCCAAAATCATGCATCACTCTGAGCTGGGTGAATTCCTAAAGCAGCAAATCAACTAA
- a CDS encoding YbaB/EbfC family nucleoid-associated protein gives MFGKGGMGNLMKQAQQMQDRMQKLQEEIANMEVTGESGAGLVKVTITGSHSVRRVDIDESLMEDDKEMLEDLIAAAFNDAARRVEETQKEKMASVTGGMQLPPGMKMPF, from the coding sequence ATGTTTGGTAAAGGCGGTATGGGCAACCTAATGAAGCAAGCCCAGCAAATGCAAGATCGTATGCAAAAGCTTCAAGAAGAAATCGCGAATATGGAAGTAACTGGCGAGTCTGGTGCTGGTCTAGTTAAAGTTACAATCACTGGTAGTCACAGCGTGCGTCGTGTTGACATCGATGAAAGTTTGATGGAAGACGACAAAGAAATGCTGGAAGATTTGATTGCGGCTGCATTCAACGATGCGGCTCGTCGCGTTGAAGAAACTCAAAAAGAGAAAATGGCTTCTGTAACTGGCGGTATGCAACTACCACCAGGTATGAAAATGCCATTCTAA
- a CDS encoding IS110 family transposase: MSSIYILGIDLGKHSFHVVAHNFSGKEVLRRKYNRTQLLSFLATLETTTIAFEACGGAHWLARKCEEFGHQVRLIPPQYVKPYVKGNKNDFIDASAIAEAASRPSMRFVAIKTEEAQVIASIHRIRDGYIKERTACMSRIGAILLEFGLSLPKGHAKMKVLFQWLADQNQALPQSLMRELRCVHEHYCYLNGQVKAQDKKLHDISENNELAQLLKTIPGVGDLTATLCIADVSSSENFKNGRNMAAWLGLVPRQFSTGGKPKLLGVSKRGNKQLRTLFVHGARAVLSRPETTGKAFGQWLVDLRAIKPFNVVVVALANKLVRIAWAVLQHRQAFKAVQP; this comes from the coding sequence ATGTCTTCCATTTATATTCTTGGCATTGATTTAGGTAAGCATTCCTTCCATGTAGTCGCACATAACTTCTCAGGCAAAGAAGTATTACGCAGGAAGTACAACCGCACCCAACTTCTTTCATTCCTTGCGACTCTAGAGACCACAACCATTGCATTTGAAGCTTGCGGCGGTGCTCATTGGCTAGCCCGAAAATGTGAGGAATTCGGTCATCAAGTTCGACTCATCCCTCCCCAATATGTCAAACCTTACGTTAAAGGTAACAAAAACGATTTTATTGATGCCTCGGCTATCGCCGAAGCGGCAAGTCGCCCATCCATGCGCTTTGTTGCAATAAAGACGGAAGAAGCTCAGGTGATCGCCTCTATACATCGTATTCGGGATGGCTACATCAAAGAGCGTACAGCCTGTATGTCTCGTATTGGCGCGATATTGCTAGAGTTTGGTCTGAGCTTACCTAAAGGGCATGCAAAGATGAAAGTGCTCTTCCAATGGTTAGCAGACCAAAACCAAGCGCTTCCTCAGAGTCTCATGCGTGAACTTCGTTGTGTTCACGAGCATTACTGTTATCTGAATGGGCAAGTCAAAGCTCAAGATAAGAAACTCCATGATATCTCCGAAAACAATGAGCTTGCTCAGTTGTTAAAGACCATTCCTGGGGTCGGGGACTTAACGGCAACACTTTGTATTGCCGATGTCAGCTCATCAGAGAATTTCAAAAATGGCCGAAATATGGCGGCGTGGCTCGGTTTGGTTCCAAGGCAATTTTCTACGGGAGGAAAGCCTAAACTACTGGGCGTAAGTAAGCGAGGAAATAAGCAGCTTCGGACCTTGTTTGTTCATGGTGCGAGAGCGGTACTCTCCAGACCTGAAACTACAGGAAAAGCCTTTGGTCAGTGGTTAGTTGACCTGAGAGCAATTAAACCATTTAACGTTGTGGTGGTAGCACTTGCGAACAAGCTGGTAAGAATAGCTTGGGCGGTGCTTCAACACCGCCAAGCTTTTAAGGCTGTACAGCCGTAA